One genomic segment of Pseudomonas sp. p1(2021b) includes these proteins:
- a CDS encoding sigma-54-dependent Fis family transcriptional regulator, whose protein sequence is MARQLLTTNASDPLHESRQARLKLANEGELPSGMLREEIDASWRRSLGHGLDCLQSEQVGLGTGAGHDLRALLEHNRLLIDAVTPDLDYLVKRQGKSGIVILGDAQANVLAIEGQAQVLGREGLRDLHPGSCWSESLRGTNAIGTAVVEGRPTLINCGEHYLDRLSPFSCTSVPLRDPRGEVIGVLDITREGVMTQPQDNLTALMLAAGNIEGRLFGLYHPEHLVLAFHSRPQYLASAWQGLLALSLDGEVMAANDNACQLLQVSRQALIGRRSSDLLGERSPAFITRLWQGGVSSVQTAKGEFFFRALQLPRHGSFNGAMAPGKPVKAAQSLALEALGGGDPRLARGLRMARQGLVNGLPVLLLGETGTGKEVAARALHQASPRAEKPFVAVNCAAIPEGLIESELFGYREGAFTGSRRGGMVGRLMQAHGGTLFLDEIGDMPLALQARLLRVLQERRVAPLGAGEEQEIDVALICATHRDLKRLVAEQRFREDLYYRVNGVSLRLPALRERDDLSGIVEGLLHKFGAKGVTLDPALAELLDGFDWPGNIRQLEMVLRTALAMREDGEQVLGLDHLTDCLLDELASGVAPSGSLRENELELIRGALARHQGNVSAAAEALGISRATLYRKLKQLRG, encoded by the coding sequence ATGGCGCGACAACTACTTACAACAAACGCCTCAGATCCATTGCACGAATCCCGCCAGGCCCGCCTGAAGCTGGCCAATGAAGGCGAGCTGCCTTCCGGGATGCTGCGCGAGGAGATCGACGCCTCCTGGCGACGCAGCCTTGGCCATGGCCTGGACTGCCTGCAGAGCGAGCAGGTGGGCCTGGGAACGGGAGCCGGCCATGACTTGCGCGCGCTGCTCGAGCACAACCGTCTGTTGATCGATGCCGTGACGCCCGACCTGGACTACCTGGTCAAGCGCCAGGGCAAGAGTGGCATCGTCATCCTCGGCGACGCCCAGGCCAACGTCCTGGCCATCGAAGGCCAGGCCCAGGTGCTTGGCCGCGAAGGTCTGCGCGACCTGCACCCGGGCAGTTGCTGGAGCGAGTCGCTGCGTGGCACCAACGCCATCGGCACGGCGGTGGTCGAAGGCCGGCCCACGCTGATCAACTGCGGCGAGCACTACCTCGACCGCCTGAGCCCGTTCTCTTGTACCTCGGTGCCGCTGCGCGACCCGCGCGGCGAAGTGATCGGTGTGCTCGACATCACCCGCGAAGGGGTGATGACCCAACCCCAGGACAACCTCACCGCACTGATGCTCGCGGCCGGCAACATCGAGGGCCGGTTGTTCGGCCTGTACCACCCCGAACACCTGGTGCTGGCCTTTCACAGCCGCCCGCAGTACCTCGCCAGTGCCTGGCAAGGGCTGTTGGCGCTTAGCCTGGACGGTGAAGTGATGGCGGCCAACGACAACGCCTGCCAGTTGTTGCAGGTGTCGCGCCAGGCACTGATTGGCCGACGCAGCAGCGACCTGCTTGGCGAGCGCTCCCCTGCCTTCATCACCCGGCTGTGGCAGGGCGGGGTGAGCAGCGTGCAGACAGCCAAGGGCGAATTCTTCTTCCGCGCCCTGCAATTGCCACGTCATGGCAGCTTCAACGGTGCCATGGCGCCGGGCAAACCTGTGAAGGCCGCCCAGTCGCTTGCCCTGGAGGCCCTCGGCGGAGGTGACCCGCGCCTGGCGCGTGGCTTACGCATGGCGCGCCAAGGCCTGGTCAACGGTTTGCCGGTGCTGTTGCTTGGCGAAACCGGTACCGGCAAGGAAGTGGCGGCCCGTGCCTTGCACCAGGCCAGCCCACGCGCGGAAAAACCGTTCGTGGCGGTCAATTGCGCGGCCATCCCGGAAGGGTTGATCGAGTCCGAGCTGTTCGGCTACCGCGAGGGCGCCTTCACCGGGTCGCGCCGGGGCGGCATGGTCGGGCGATTGATGCAGGCCCACGGTGGCACCCTGTTCCTCGACGAGATCGGCGACATGCCCCTGGCACTGCAGGCCCGCTTGCTGCGGGTATTGCAGGAGCGCCGGGTGGCGCCATTGGGTGCCGGCGAGGAGCAGGAGATCGACGTGGCGCTGATCTGCGCTACCCACCGCGACCTCAAGCGTTTGGTCGCCGAACAACGTTTTCGCGAAGACCTGTACTATCGGGTGAACGGCGTCTCCCTGCGTCTGCCGGCACTGCGCGAGCGGGATGACCTGTCAGGCATCGTCGAGGGCCTTTTGCACAAGTTCGGCGCCAAGGGCGTGACCCTGGACCCGGCCCTGGCCGAGCTACTCGACGGTTTCGACTGGCCGGGCAACATCCGCCAACTGGAAATGGTGCTGCGCACTGCACTGGCCATGCGCGAGGACGGCGAGCAGGTGCTGGGCCTGGACCACCTCACCGACTGCCTGTTGGACGAGCTGGCCAGCGGCGTAGCGCCGTCGGGCAGCCTGCGCGAGAACGAGCTGGAGCTGATCCGCGGCGCCCTGGCCCGGCATCAGGGCAATGTCTCGGCGGCGGCCGAGGCCCTGGGCATCAGCCGGGCGACCCTCTACCGCAAGCTCAAGCAGCTGCGCGGCTGA
- a CDS encoding NAD(P)/FAD-dependent oxidoreductase: MAEPQVLVLGAGPAGAATALGLRRLGYRVTVVSDWRRFAAVEGVSQRVLEGLRHAGLDGAVREAAVLATRQVHWNGEQLRINQEYLLDRQRFDQALRDDLYRAGVTVVEGRVREVRHQDGYHVLLNDGQVLHGPFLVEARGRQAPLAADRLRGPETVSLLNLWQSTPGEPASAVQSLEDGWAWMARLADGRCYWQVTLDAAGLPGKAALPEYCAERRRRSALVAQLFDEQAFRPSEVHARSSTAILAGDCVGADWVRVGDAAMAVDPLSGNGIFQSLSSALQAPVVVNTLLREPARAALARQFHQDRVEQLFLRFARTGRDFYAQELEKAGHGFWTRRRAWPDARPMHVAAHWQAVRVERRPVLRDGLVAQAEVVVTADQPLGIWHLQGVELAPVVQGLHQGASLQTVLGRVPAQQRAMVVRWLGEQGYAAPAGLL, translated from the coding sequence ATGGCTGAGCCACAGGTGCTGGTACTGGGCGCGGGCCCGGCCGGTGCGGCGACGGCCCTTGGGCTGCGTCGGCTTGGCTATCGGGTCACGGTGGTCTCCGACTGGCGCCGTTTTGCCGCCGTGGAAGGGGTTTCCCAGCGAGTACTGGAAGGGCTGCGCCATGCCGGGCTTGATGGCGCGGTGCGTGAGGCGGCGGTGCTGGCGACCCGCCAGGTACACTGGAACGGCGAACAGCTGCGGATAAACCAGGAGTATTTGCTCGATCGCCAGCGTTTCGACCAGGCCTTGCGGGACGATCTTTACCGCGCCGGTGTGACCGTGGTCGAAGGCCGAGTGCGGGAGGTGCGGCACCAGGACGGATATCACGTGCTGCTCAACGACGGTCAGGTGCTGCATGGGCCGTTCCTGGTCGAGGCTCGTGGTCGCCAGGCGCCCTTGGCCGCAGACCGGCTGCGAGGCCCAGAGACCGTCAGCCTGTTGAACCTCTGGCAGAGCACGCCGGGCGAGCCCGCCTCGGCGGTACAGAGCCTGGAGGACGGCTGGGCCTGGATGGCACGGTTGGCCGATGGCCGCTGCTACTGGCAGGTAACCCTGGATGCCGCCGGGTTACCCGGCAAGGCTGCCTTGCCCGAATACTGCGCCGAGCGAAGGCGGCGTTCGGCGCTGGTGGCGCAGCTGTTCGACGAGCAGGCCTTTCGGCCCAGCGAAGTGCACGCCCGCAGCAGCACGGCGATCCTGGCCGGCGACTGCGTGGGGGCGGACTGGGTGCGGGTGGGGGACGCGGCCATGGCCGTGGACCCACTGTCGGGGAATGGGATTTTCCAATCGCTGTCGTCGGCGCTGCAGGCGCCGGTGGTGGTCAACACGCTGTTGCGCGAGCCTGCGCGGGCGGCCCTGGCCCGGCAGTTCCACCAGGATCGGGTGGAGCAGTTGTTCCTGCGTTTCGCCCGCACCGGGCGGGACTTCTACGCTCAGGAACTGGAAAAGGCCGGCCATGGCTTCTGGACGCGCCGCAGGGCCTGGCCGGATGCGCGGCCGATGCATGTTGCCGCGCATTGGCAGGCGGTAAGGGTCGAACGTCGGCCGGTGCTGCGCGATGGGCTGGTGGCGCAGGCCGAGGTGGTGGTGACGGCGGACCAGCCGCTGGGGATCTGGCACCTGCAGGGCGTCGAGCTGGCGCCTGTGGTTCAGGGGCTGCATCAAGGGGCGTCGCTGCAGACAGTGTTGGGCAGGGTGCCTGCGCAGCAGCGGGCGATGGTGGTGCGGTGGTTGGGTGAGCAGGGGTATGCCGCTCCTGCAGGGCTCCTGTAG
- the peaA gene encoding quinohemoprotein amine dehydrogenase subunit alpha — protein sequence MKTTRLRRHAGKLALVAAALLSTQAMAAEQGPSLLQSKCMGCHTPEGNDNYSRISHQRKTPEGWLMSIARMQVMHGLQISDDDRRTLVKYLADKQGLAPSETEGVRYAMERRLNTVEHFDDQTSQMCGRCHSGARVALQRRPAQEWEHLVNFHLGQWPSLEYQAQARDRDWLDIALKQMVPALAKRYPLDNPAWAQWLKTRPKADALPGQWAFSGHMLAKGDVRGVMSVTADKDDTFKVEVKGTYADGTPFNGSGSAILYNGYEWRGNVKVGDSTLRQVFAALDGEMTGRMFEADHDERGLDFTAVKAGKARLLAVQPAYIKAGSESEITLVGSDLSGKPVLGAGVEVTEVLESTPTLVRVKARAAADAAPGQREVTVGALKGVSLAVYDKVEEVKVVPAFSIARIGDNGGSTPKVQGRFEAEAWGKDANGKPLRIGYLPARWTVEPFNERAAEDEDVKFAGKMQADGIFMPAGAGPNPERKMMTNNAGNLKVVAELEDGGQKGEGHMIVTVQRWNNPPLP from the coding sequence TTGAAGACGACTCGACTCCGGCGGCATGCGGGCAAACTGGCGCTGGTCGCTGCCGCACTGCTGAGCACCCAGGCCATGGCGGCCGAGCAGGGCCCGAGCCTGTTGCAATCGAAGTGCATGGGGTGCCATACCCCCGAAGGCAACGACAACTACAGCCGCATCAGCCACCAGCGCAAGACCCCGGAAGGTTGGCTGATGAGCATCGCCCGCATGCAGGTGATGCATGGCCTGCAGATCAGCGACGATGATCGCCGCACCCTGGTCAAGTACCTGGCCGACAAACAGGGCCTGGCGCCTAGCGAAACCGAAGGCGTGCGCTACGCCATGGAGCGCCGGCTCAACACCGTCGAGCACTTCGACGACCAGACCAGCCAGATGTGCGGCCGCTGCCACTCCGGCGCGCGCGTGGCGCTGCAGCGCCGCCCGGCCCAGGAATGGGAGCACCTGGTCAACTTCCACCTCGGCCAATGGCCCTCCCTCGAATACCAGGCCCAGGCCCGCGACCGCGACTGGCTGGACATCGCCCTCAAGCAAATGGTCCCGGCCCTGGCCAAGCGCTATCCCCTCGACAACCCGGCCTGGGCGCAATGGCTGAAGACCCGGCCCAAGGCCGATGCCCTGCCGGGCCAGTGGGCTTTCAGTGGGCACATGCTGGCCAAGGGCGATGTGCGTGGCGTGATGAGTGTGACCGCTGATAAAGACGACACCTTCAAGGTCGAGGTCAAGGGCACCTACGCCGACGGCACGCCATTCAACGGCAGCGGCTCGGCGATTCTCTACAACGGCTATGAGTGGCGCGGCAACGTCAAGGTGGGCGACAGCACCCTGCGCCAGGTGTTCGCCGCCCTGGACGGCGAGATGACGGGGCGCATGTTCGAGGCCGATCACGACGAGCGAGGCCTGGACTTCACCGCCGTGAAGGCGGGCAAGGCACGTCTGTTGGCGGTGCAGCCGGCGTACATCAAGGCCGGCAGCGAAAGCGAGATCACCCTGGTCGGCAGCGACCTGTCCGGCAAGCCGGTGCTGGGAGCGGGGGTCGAGGTGACCGAGGTGCTGGAGTCCACACCGACCTTGGTGCGGGTCAAGGCTCGCGCCGCGGCCGATGCCGCGCCGGGCCAGCGTGAGGTGACCGTCGGCGCGCTCAAGGGCGTGAGCCTGGCCGTCTACGACAAAGTCGAGGAGGTCAAGGTGGTGCCTGCCTTCTCCATCGCCCGCATTGGCGACAACGGCGGCTCCACGCCCAAGGTCCAGGGCCGCTTCGAGGCCGAGGCCTGGGGCAAGGATGCCAACGGCAAACCCCTGCGCATCGGCTACCTGCCGGCCAGGTGGACGGTCGAGCCGTTCAACGAACGCGCCGCCGAAGACGAGGACGTGAAGTTCGCCGGCAAGATGCAGGCCGACGGCATCTTCATGCCCGCCGGCGCTGGCCCCAACCCCGAGCGCAAGATGATGACCAACAACGCCGGCAACCTGAAGGTCGTCGCAGAACTCGAGGACGGTGGCCAGAAGGGCGAAGGCCACATGATCGTTACCGTGCAGCGCTGGAACAACCCGCCCTTGCCGTGA
- a CDS encoding ABC transporter ATP-binding protein codes for MGGLFARLVETSDPVLMRQALAWLYGFVRPQRRAIALLLGLSLAASLLALAQPWLVKTLIDEGLLARDYTTLWHMAAVMIAAGLLATVLSGINRYLHTRLSGRILFALRDDLYRHLQRLSPGFYGQRRTGDILSRLDGDVAEIQRFAVDSLFSAVSSVIGLVGAVGLMLMLSWQLSLLLALLVPIEVLWLRWMRRKVEREVRSLRERSTDVSSFLVETLPAMKFIQAAGQQDREAGRLERLGQGYMGQLLKVQVAEFFTQAVPGTLTSLCRACAFLIGGWWVIQGTWQLGALIAFSTYLGMAVGPVQSLLGLYVAVQRMAVSLGRVMELKQAQVAVREADNPQPMPQGPGELRLEAVEFAHAGRQGAVLGKVDVHIPGGLKVAVSGASGVGKSTLIDLLQRFYDPDAGRILLDGIDLRELSLPALRRRIAVVSQDIVLFRGTLAQNLAYSTPEANLADLQRVVSLTRLDSLVQSLPLGLDGLLGERGQQLSGGQKQRIAIARALLQDPAILVLDEATSAVDETTEREVIAAIDQLFAGRTRILISHRASTLADADLHLHLHDGQLHVLPREVAGHGR; via the coding sequence ATGGGCGGCCTGTTCGCGCGGCTGGTGGAAACCAGCGACCCGGTGCTGATGCGCCAGGCCCTGGCCTGGCTGTATGGCTTCGTGCGCCCACAGCGGCGTGCCATCGCGCTGCTGCTGGGGTTGTCCCTGGCGGCTTCGCTGCTGGCCCTGGCTCAGCCCTGGCTGGTCAAGACGCTGATCGATGAAGGCCTGCTGGCACGGGACTACACCACGCTTTGGCACATGGCGGCGGTCATGATCGCCGCCGGGCTGCTCGCTACGGTGTTGTCAGGCATCAACCGCTACCTGCACACCCGCTTGTCCGGGCGCATCCTGTTCGCCCTGCGCGACGACTTGTACCGCCACCTGCAGCGGCTTTCGCCGGGCTTCTACGGGCAACGGCGCACCGGCGACATCCTCTCCCGGCTCGACGGCGATGTCGCTGAGATCCAGCGTTTTGCCGTGGACTCGCTGTTCTCGGCGGTGTCCAGCGTGATCGGCCTGGTCGGTGCGGTCGGCCTGATGCTGATGCTGTCCTGGCAGCTGTCGCTGCTGCTGGCATTGCTGGTCCCGATCGAAGTGCTTTGGTTGCGCTGGATGCGACGCAAGGTCGAACGCGAAGTGCGCAGCCTGCGCGAGCGCTCGACGGATGTGTCGTCGTTCCTGGTCGAGACGCTGCCGGCGATGAAATTCATCCAGGCGGCCGGCCAGCAGGACCGCGAGGCGGGGCGTCTGGAGCGGCTCGGCCAGGGCTATATGGGCCAGTTGCTCAAGGTACAGGTCGCCGAATTTTTCACCCAGGCGGTGCCTGGCACGTTGACCTCGCTGTGCCGGGCCTGTGCCTTCCTGATCGGGGGCTGGTGGGTGATCCAAGGCACCTGGCAACTGGGTGCGCTGATCGCCTTTTCCACCTACCTGGGCATGGCCGTTGGCCCGGTGCAGAGCTTGCTGGGTCTGTACGTGGCGGTGCAGCGCATGGCGGTGAGCCTGGGGCGGGTGATGGAGCTCAAGCAGGCACAGGTGGCGGTGCGCGAGGCCGACAACCCGCAGCCGATGCCGCAAGGGCCGGGCGAGCTGCGCCTGGAGGCGGTGGAGTTTGCCCATGCTGGGCGCCAGGGCGCGGTGCTGGGTAAGGTGGACGTGCATATTCCGGGTGGCCTGAAGGTGGCCGTCAGCGGTGCCTCGGGGGTGGGCAAGTCGACCCTGATCGACTTGCTGCAGCGTTTCTACGACCCCGATGCCGGACGCATCCTGCTCGACGGCATCGACTTGCGCGAACTGAGCCTGCCGGCCTTGCGCCGACGCATCGCGGTGGTCAGCCAGGACATCGTGCTGTTTCGTGGCACCTTGGCGCAGAACCTGGCGTACAGCACACCCGAAGCGAACCTGGCGGATCTGCAGCGGGTGGTGAGCTTGACCCGGCTGGACAGCCTGGTGCAAAGCCTGCCATTGGGCCTGGACGGCTTGCTCGGCGAGCGCGGCCAACAGCTTTCCGGCGGCCAGAAGCAGCGCATCGCCATCGCCAGGGCGCTGTTGCAGGATCCGGCAATCCTGGTGCTCGACGAGGCGACTTCGGCGGTGGACGAAACCACCGAGCGCGAGGTGATCGCCGCCATCGACCAGCTGTTCGCCGGGCGCACCCGCATCCTGATCAGCCACCGCGCTTCGACCTTGGCCGATGCCGACCTGCACCTGCATCTGCACGATGGCCAACTGCACGTCCTGCCCCGGGAGGTGGCGGGCCATGGCCGGTGA
- a CDS encoding alginate export family protein: MIRISPLLLTLLLTTALQTVSAHELYNHNGTVLNADLEALFGLFHSDESFNQAGNRQPGSSAWREGYVKYGVSASQALTDRGTAYGAFSLLSSATWGDGDAAGLSLGDERRTAVEDAYLGWRSGNLFPALGEDGIDVSGGRQVVTLGDGFLIQGDPVNLGKVDLGANFNRGGAYYLAARKAFDRTGVLRLGGSQGWRGDLMWLKSDNHYQADTSLAVGNLEHVGEAGTVGLSWIRGLDVDQRYARIMGLEHRDGMDTYSLRGRGSLGVKDLEVAAEYVTQDRTGGHEDAWYLEGNWTFSSLPWSPTATYRYSRFSADFDPLFFGMSRGYGTWFQGEVAANYAGPFNSNTQVHHVGLKAKPRDNLTLGALYFDFDTLDTEQGNFGGREVDLYLEWMVNDHLLISPLVGFYTPERSADNGGVQLGGRDTGTYLQVVVGTFF; this comes from the coding sequence ATGATTCGAATCTCCCCGCTTCTCCTGACCCTGCTGCTCACCACAGCCCTGCAAACCGTCAGCGCTCACGAGCTCTACAACCACAACGGCACTGTCCTCAATGCCGACCTCGAAGCCCTGTTCGGCCTCTTCCACAGCGACGAGAGCTTCAACCAGGCCGGCAATCGCCAGCCCGGTAGCAGCGCCTGGCGCGAGGGGTACGTCAAGTATGGCGTGAGCGCCAGCCAGGCACTGACCGACCGGGGCACCGCGTACGGTGCCTTCAGCCTCCTCAGCTCCGCCACCTGGGGCGATGGCGACGCCGCGGGCCTTAGCCTGGGCGACGAGCGCCGCACGGCCGTGGAGGATGCCTACCTGGGCTGGCGCTCAGGCAACCTGTTCCCGGCCCTGGGCGAGGATGGCATCGATGTGTCCGGTGGGCGCCAAGTGGTGACCCTGGGCGACGGCTTCCTGATCCAGGGCGACCCGGTCAACCTCGGCAAGGTCGACCTGGGCGCCAACTTCAACCGGGGTGGTGCGTACTACCTGGCCGCCCGCAAGGCCTTCGACCGCACCGGCGTGCTGCGCCTGGGCGGCAGCCAGGGCTGGCGCGGCGACCTGATGTGGCTCAAGTCCGACAACCATTACCAGGCCGATACGTCCTTGGCCGTGGGCAACCTAGAGCACGTCGGCGAGGCCGGCACCGTAGGCCTGAGCTGGATCCGCGGGCTCGACGTCGACCAGCGCTACGCCCGGATCATGGGCCTGGAGCACCGCGACGGCATGGACACCTACAGCCTGCGGGGGCGTGGCAGCCTGGGGGTGAAGGACCTGGAGGTGGCCGCCGAATACGTTACCCAAGACCGTACCGGCGGGCATGAGGACGCCTGGTACCTAGAGGGCAACTGGACCTTTTCCTCCCTGCCCTGGTCACCCACCGCCACCTACCGCTACAGCCGTTTTTCCGCAGACTTCGACCCGCTATTCTTCGGCATGAGCCGTGGCTACGGCACCTGGTTCCAGGGTGAAGTGGCCGCCAATTATGCCGGGCCGTTCAACAGCAATACCCAGGTGCATCATGTGGGGCTCAAGGCCAAGCCGCGGGACAACCTGACCCTCGGGGCGCTGTATTTCGACTTCGATACCCTGGACACCGAACAAGGCAACTTCGGTGGGCGCGAGGTGGACCTGTATCTGGAATGGATGGTCAACGACCATCTGCTGATCAGCCCTCTGGTGGGGTTCTATACGCCTGAGCGCAGTGCCGACAATGGTGGCGTGCAGCTGGGCGGGCGGGATACCGGGACCTATCTGCAGGTGGTCGTCGGGACGTTCTTCTAG
- a CDS encoding S8 family serine peptidase — MAGDVRVGVIDSGCSPEQAGQLLAARRFWLEDGMLREGALLPDRLGHGSAVLAGVQAQASELPVLMAQVFDRQWSTSALQVAAALLWLVEQGANLVNLSLGLHQDRPVLRQACAEAQAAGLVLCASSPAQGSPVYPASYPGVIRITGDARCAAGQWSWLGSAQADLGGPVGGRTMAGASLACAALSGRIAAWLAAHPGLGREHVLAHLRAGAAYTGPERRRLGDG, encoded by the coding sequence ATGGCCGGTGACGTACGGGTCGGCGTGATCGACAGCGGTTGCTCGCCCGAGCAGGCCGGGCAGCTGCTGGCGGCACGGCGCTTCTGGTTGGAGGACGGCATGCTGCGCGAAGGTGCGCTGTTGCCTGATCGCCTGGGCCACGGCAGCGCGGTGCTGGCGGGTGTACAGGCGCAGGCCAGCGAGTTGCCGGTACTGATGGCCCAGGTCTTCGACCGCCAATGGAGCACCAGCGCCTTGCAGGTGGCCGCCGCCTTGCTGTGGCTGGTGGAGCAGGGCGCGAACCTGGTCAACCTAAGCCTGGGCTTGCACCAGGACCGCCCGGTGTTGCGCCAGGCCTGTGCCGAGGCCCAGGCGGCCGGCCTGGTGTTGTGCGCCTCCAGCCCGGCCCAGGGCAGCCCGGTATACCCGGCCAGCTATCCGGGCGTGATACGCATCACCGGCGATGCCCGTTGCGCAGCAGGGCAGTGGTCTTGGCTGGGCAGCGCCCAGGCCGACCTGGGTGGCCCGGTGGGCGGGCGGACCATGGCGGGTGCGAGCCTGGCCTGCGCCGCGCTCAGTGGGCGGATCGCGGCCTGGCTGGCTGCGCATCCGGGCCTTGGCCGCGAGCACGTGTTGGCGCACCTGCGGGCCGGTGCCGCCTATACCGGACCAGAGCGCAGGCGCCTCGGTGATGGCTGA
- a CDS encoding aldehyde dehydrogenase family protein, whose translation MHCDLPLLPATRAFLARKLKMRIGADWQDAASGRTIALRNPATGEILGEVPSADLQDVDRAVKAARLAFDDSPWSRLRPRERQNLLWRLAELMERDAQVLAELECLNNGKSAAVAQAMDVQLAIDFLRYMAGWATKIEGSTVEPSLPLMPDKHFHGFIRREAVGVVGAIVAWNFPLLLACWKLGPALATGCTLVLKPADETPLTALKLAELVDEAGYPAGVFNVVTGTGLNAGAALSSHPGVDKLTFTGSTEVGKQIGKAAMDNMTRVTLELGGKSPTIVLPDADLQQAAAGAATAIFFNQGQVCCAGSRLYVHRKHFDNVVADIAGIANGMKLGNGLDPTVQMGPLISAKQQDRVTGYIDLGRELGATIACGGEGFGPGYFVKPTVIVDVDQRHRLVQEEIFGPVLVAMPFDDVDEVVRLANDNPYGLGASIWSNDLGTVHRMIPRIKSGSVWVNCHSALDPALPFGGYKLSGVGREMGANAIEHYTELKSVLIKL comes from the coding sequence ATGCATTGCGACCTGCCCCTCCTGCCCGCCACCCGCGCCTTCCTCGCGCGCAAGCTGAAGATGCGCATCGGCGCCGACTGGCAGGACGCCGCCAGCGGCCGGACCATCGCCTTGCGCAACCCGGCCACCGGCGAAATTCTCGGCGAAGTGCCTTCCGCCGACCTACAGGACGTGGACCGGGCCGTCAAGGCCGCGCGCCTGGCCTTCGACGATTCCCCCTGGAGCCGCCTGCGCCCTCGTGAGCGGCAGAACCTGCTCTGGCGCCTGGCCGAGCTGATGGAGCGCGACGCCCAGGTGTTGGCCGAACTGGAATGCCTGAACAATGGCAAAAGCGCCGCCGTAGCCCAGGCGATGGACGTACAGCTGGCCATTGACTTCCTGCGCTACATGGCCGGCTGGGCCACCAAGATCGAGGGCAGCACCGTCGAGCCTTCGCTGCCGCTGATGCCCGACAAGCACTTCCATGGCTTCATCCGCCGCGAGGCGGTAGGCGTGGTGGGGGCTATCGTGGCCTGGAACTTCCCGCTGCTGCTGGCCTGCTGGAAACTCGGCCCGGCCCTGGCCACCGGCTGCACTCTGGTGCTCAAGCCCGCCGATGAGACCCCGCTGACCGCCTTGAAGCTGGCCGAACTGGTGGATGAAGCCGGCTACCCCGCCGGGGTGTTCAACGTGGTCACCGGCACCGGCCTGAACGCCGGCGCGGCCCTGAGCAGCCACCCGGGTGTCGACAAGCTGACCTTCACCGGCTCCACCGAGGTCGGCAAGCAGATCGGCAAAGCCGCCATGGACAACATGACCCGCGTCACCCTGGAGCTCGGCGGCAAGTCGCCGACCATCGTCCTGCCCGATGCCGACCTGCAGCAAGCCGCCGCCGGCGCTGCCACGGCGATCTTCTTCAACCAGGGCCAGGTGTGCTGCGCAGGGTCGCGGCTGTATGTGCACCGCAAGCACTTCGACAACGTGGTCGCCGACATCGCCGGCATCGCCAACGGCATGAAGCTCGGCAACGGCCTGGACCCGACCGTGCAAATGGGCCCGTTGATCTCGGCCAAGCAGCAGGACCGGGTCACCGGATACATCGACCTGGGCCGCGAACTGGGCGCCACCATCGCCTGCGGCGGCGAAGGCTTCGGGCCGGGCTACTTCGTCAAGCCGACGGTGATCGTCGATGTCGACCAGCGCCACCGCCTGGTACAGGAGGAAATCTTCGGGCCCGTACTGGTCGCCATGCCTTTCGACGATGTCGACGAAGTGGTGCGCCTGGCCAACGACAACCCTTACGGGCTGGGCGCGAGCATCTGGTCCAACGACCTGGGTACGGTGCACCGGATGATCCCGCGCATCAAGTCCGGTTCGGTGTGGGTCAACTGCCACAGCGCCCTGGACCCGGCCCTGCCATTCGGTGGCTACAAGCTGTCCGGGGTCGGCCGCGAAATGGGGGCCAACGCCATCGAGCACTACACCGAGCTCAAATCGGTGCTGATCAAGCTTTGA